Proteins encoded by one window of Primulina huaijiensis isolate GDHJ02 chromosome 1, ASM1229523v2, whole genome shotgun sequence:
- the LOC140987340 gene encoding V-type proton ATPase subunit a1-like yields MEYIDNLSTMDLMRSEKMTYVQLIIPVESAHRAVSYLGQLGLLQFRDLNDDKSPFQRTFVNQVKRCAEMSRKLRFFKDQIHKAGLLPSPHPASQPDIELEELEIQLAEHEHELIEMNSNTEKLQQTYNELLEFRMVLQKSGDFLISSGNQVDAQDTELDENVHTKTSYADTESLLEQDSRPGPSNQSGVRFISGIISKSKVMRFERMVFRTTRGNMLFNQAPADDQIVDPSSNETVEKTIFVVFFSGEQARTKILKICEAFGANCFPVPEDTTKRRQITREVLSRLSELETTLEAGLRHRHKALTSVGFHITKWLNLVRREKSVYDTLNMLNFDVTKKCLVGEGWCPIFAKPKVQETLQRATFDSNSQVGIIFHVMDSVELPPTYFRTNQFTNAYQEIVDAYGIAKYQEANPAVYTIITFPFLFAVMFGDWGHGICLLFGALFLKAREKKLSSQKLGSFMEMLFGGRYVLLLMSLFSIYCGVIYNEFFSVPFHIFGHSAYGCRDATCSDASSVGLVKYRGTYPFGVDPSWRGSRSELPFLNSLKMKMSILFGVAQMNLGIILSYFNARYFSSSLDIKYQFVPQVIFLNSLFGYLSLLIIIKWCIGSQADLYHVMIYMFLSPFEDLGENQLFWGQGVLQVILLLLAVIAVPWMLFPKPFILRRLHTERFQGRTYGILGTSDMHTDEEPDSARQPLHEEFNFSEVFVHQMIHAIEFVLGAVSNTASYLRLWALSLAHSELSTVFYEKVLLLAWGYENILIRLVGLAVFAFATAFILLMMETLSAFLHALRLHWVEFQNKFYSGDGYKFRPFSFAALGGDDD; encoded by the exons TTAAACGATGATAAAAGCCCCTTCCAGAGAACATTCGTGAATCAG GTTAAAAGATGCGCTGAGATGTCCCGTAAGTTGCGTTTTTTCAAAGATCAGATTCATAAAGCTGGTTTGTTGCCATCTCCTCATCCAGCTTCCCAACCTGATATTGAGTTAGAAGAACTAGAG ATTCAACTTGCAGAGCATGAGCATGAGTTAATTGAGATGAATTCAAATACAGAGAAACTTCAGCAGACATACAATGAGCTGCTTGAGTTCAGGATGGTATTGCAGAAG TCTGGAGACTTCCTTATCTCAAGTGGAAATCAGGTTGACGCCCAAGACACAGAGTTAGATGAAAATGTCCATACAAAAACTAGTTATGCAGATACAGAATCATTGCTTGAGCAG GATTCGCGACCAGGACCATCAAATCAATCTGGTGTCAGATTTATAAGTGGCATTATCTCTAAATCTAAagttatgagatttgagaggaTGGTATTTCGCACAACAAGGGGCAATATGCTTTTCAATCAGGCACCAGCTGATGACCAAATTGTTGATCCTTCATCAAATGAGACG GTTGAGAAAACAATTTTTGTTGTATTCTTCTCAGGCGAGCAAGCCAGAACAAAAATCCTGAAAATTTGTGAAGCATTTGGTGCAAATTGCTTCCCAGTTCCAGAAGACACCACCAAACGGAGACAAATAACGCGAGAA GTTTTATCACGCCTATCTGAGTTGGAAACAACTTTGGAGGCCGGTCTGCGTCATCGGCATAAGGCCCTTACTTCTGTTGGGTTTCACATTACAAAGTGGTTGAACTTG GTTAGACGGGAAAAGTCTGTGTATGACACATTAAATATGCTGAATTTTGATGTCACGAAGAAGTGTCTGGTTGGGGAGGGTTGGTGTCCAATATTTGCAAAACCAAAG GTTCAGGAAACTCTGCAACGCGCAACATTTGACAGCAATTCCCAAGTTGGTATAATATTCCATGTAATGGATTCCGTCGAGTTGCCTCCGACATACTTTAGGACCAATCAATTCACAAATGCATACCAAGAAATTGTTGATGCGTATGG GATTGCTAAATATCAGGAGGCAAACCCTGCAGTTTATACCATTATTACATTTCCATTTCTTTTTGCTGTGATGTTTGGAGATTGGGGTCATGGTATTTGTTTACTTTTTGGAGCATTGTTCCTCAAAGCTCGTGAGAAGAAGCTTAGTTCTCAG AAACTTGGCAGCTTCATGGAGATGCTCTTTGGTGGCCGATATGTTCTCCTTTTGATGTCTCTCTTTTCAATTTACTGTGGTGTGATATACAATGAATTCTTTTCCGTTCCATTTCACATATTTGGCCACTCTGCATATGGATGCCGAGATGCTACTTGCAG CGATGCTTCTTCAGTTGGTTTAGTAAAATATCGAGGTACATATCCATTTGGTGTGGATCCAAGTTGGCGTGGAAGTCGTTCTGAGCTGCCTTTCTTGAATTCGCTCAAGATGAAAATGTCAATTTTGTTTGGTGTGGCACAGATGAATCTGGGAATTATTCTAAGTTATTTCAATGCGCGCTACTTTTCCAGCTCCCTCGATATTAA GTATCAGTTTGTACCACAAGTGATCTTCCTTAACAGCCTTTTTGGCTATCTTTCTCTTCTCATCATAATCAAATGGTGTATTGGATCTCAAGCGGACCTTTACCACGTAATGATATATATGTTCTTAAGTCCTTTTGAAGATTTGGGAGAAAATCAGCTATTCTGGGGTCAGGGGGTGCTTCAG GTCATATTGCTGCTTTTAGCCGTTATTGCTGTGCCATGGATGCTCTTTCCCAAACCTTTTATTTTAAGGAGGCTTCATACTGAG AGGTTTCAAGGTCGGACATATGGTATTCTTGGAACCTCTGACATGCATACTGATGAAGAACCTGATTCTGCAAGGCAACCACTCCATGAGGAGTTCAACTTTAGTGAGGTCTTTGTGCACCAAATGATACATGCTATTGAGTTTGTGCTTGGTGCGGTTTCTAATACCGCGTCATATCTCCGGCTATGGGCACTGAG TTTGGCCCATTCAGAATTGTCAACTGTTTTCTACGAGAAGGTGTTGCTTCTTGCTTGGGG GTACGAGAATATTCTCATTCGTTTGGTGGGCCTAGCAGTTTTTGCATTCGCGACAGCTTTTATACTACTCATGATGGAGACTCTTAGTGCTTTCCTCCATGCTTTGCGTCTACACTGGGTGGAGTTTCAAAACAAGTTCTACAGTGGTGATGGCTACAAATTTAGGCCCTTTTCTTTTGCTGCATTAGGTGGTGATGATGATTAG
- the LOC140987348 gene encoding mitogen-activated protein kinase 3-like, whose product MADIGAAGGQYPDFPAVATHGGNYIQYDIFGNKFEITNKYRPPIMPIGRGAYGIVCSVRNIETNEMVAIKKIANAFDNYMDAKRTLREIKLLRHLDHENVMAIRDVVPPPLRREFSDVYIASELMDTDLHQIIRSNQSLSEEHCQYLMYQILRGLKYIHSANVIHRDLKPSNLLLNANCDLKICDFGLARLNIENEFMTEYVVTRWYRAPELLLNSSEYTAAIDVWSVGCIFMEMMNRKPLFAGNDHVHQLKLLTELLGTPTDSDLDFNRNEDVRTYIRQLPQHPRQNLAKVFPHVNPLAIDLVDKMLTINPTKRITVEEALEHPYFARLHDISDEPVCPESFCFDFEQQPLTEEQIKELIYQEALELNRTHD is encoded by the exons ATGGCTGATATCGGAGCTGCCGGCGGACAGTACCCAGATTTCCCGGCGGTGGCTACGCACGGAGGGAACTATATACAGTATGATATATTTGGCAATAAGTTTGAGATCACCAATAAGTATCGCCCTCCCATTATGCCCATTGGTCGCGGCGCGTACGGGATAGTTTG CTCGGTTAGGAACATAGAGACTAATGAGATGGTGGCAATCAAGAAGATTGCAAATGCTTTCGATAATTATATGGACGCCAAGAGGACTCTGCGTGAGATTAAGCTTCTACGACACTTGGACCATGAAAAT GTCATGGCTATTAGAGATGTAGTTCCACCTCCATTAAGAAGAGAATTTTCCGATGTATACATTGCTTCCGAGCTAATGGACACCGATCTTCACCAAATAATTCGGTCTAACCAGAGCTTATCAGAGGAACACTGCCAG TACTTAATGTATCAGATCCTCCGAGGATTAAAGTACATACATTCGGCAAACGTGATCCATCGGGACTTGAAACCGAGCAACCTGCTTCTGAATGCTAATTGTGATCTAAAGATATGTGATTTCGGCCTTGCACGGCTTAACATTGAAAATGAGTTCATGACTGAATATGTGGTGACTAGATGGTACAGGGCACCAGAATTGTTGTTGAATTCTTCTGAATATACCGCTGCAATAGACGTGTGGTCTGTTGGCTGCATTTTCATGGAAATGATGAATCGAAAGCCTTTGTTTGCTGGGAATGATCATGTGCATCAACTGAAGTTATTGACAGAG CTTCTTGGTACGCCCACCGACTCCGATCTGGATTTCAACAGAAATGAGGACGTGAGGACATACATACGGCAACTTCCACAACATCCTCGTCAGAATCTTGCAAAAGTTTTTCCACATGTAAATCCCCTGGCCATTGATCTAGTTGATAAAATGCTGACAATCAACCCAACTAAGAGAATTACAG TTGAAGAAGCTTTGGAACATCCTTACTTTGCAAGATTACACGACATATCAGACGAACCAGTATGCCCTGAGTCATTCTGTTTCGATTTCGAGCAGCAACCCTTGACAGAAGAGCAGATTAAGGAGTTGATATATCAAGAAGCATTGGAGCTAAATCGAACACACgactaa